From a single Planctellipticum variicoloris genomic region:
- a CDS encoding DUF1549 and DUF1553 domain-containing protein yields the protein MSRLSGLLAVVIGMGGADISLAGAPISFRNDVMAVLSKSGCNLGTCHGNARGKGGFQISLRGQDPAGDFQVLTRDWQARRTNTSAPDASLVLLKATMQVAHEGGRRFAVDSPEYRVLRDWIAAGLPADAAGTRRLTSLIVEPAELILTGPDWKSAVQVTAQYSDGAVEDVTSKAVYEVAQPVIEVSADGEVRGWARGETTLLVRLLQTQTPVRVLLLPEGDASEWTGPEPANVIDEQVFAKLRQVRIQPSELSDDATFLRRVSLDLIGLPPSAEAARKFVADTSPDKRSRVIDELIERPEFADWWALRWADMLRIEEKTLDRKGAQVFHGWLRDGFATNKPLDAMVRELIASRGSTYSEPTANFYRAMRDPFERSEGVAQLFLGIRLQCAKCHNHPFDQWTQDDYYSWSNLFARVDYKVLENRRRDTNDKHEFDGEQIVFMKSAGEVADPRTGRPRPPQFLSKSAEPVAGDADRLLELADWLTSADNPRFAEMLANRTWQQILGRGIVDPVDDFRATNPPSNPALLAALAQELRSSGYDFRRLVRLIANSQTYQFSAVPNASNRDDELNFSRAQVRRYSAEQLLDSVSSTLDVPLEFAGYPAGMRAQQLCGVHAVRLREQRPTREDSFLTLFGKPPRLQSCDCERTDETTLNQTFELISGELLNRWLGRDDNRLGRLAKSSASTDELIRSLYWTALTREPAPEELGAAKAALDGAANRRSALEDLTWGLLNSHEFLLRH from the coding sequence ATGTCCCGACTGTCGGGGCTGCTGGCGGTGGTCATCGGCATGGGCGGGGCGGACATCAGTCTGGCAGGGGCGCCAATCAGCTTTCGCAACGACGTGATGGCGGTGCTGTCGAAGTCCGGGTGCAATCTCGGGACGTGTCACGGGAACGCACGGGGGAAGGGGGGCTTCCAGATCTCCCTGCGCGGTCAGGATCCGGCGGGAGACTTTCAGGTCCTGACTCGGGACTGGCAGGCGCGGCGGACGAATACTTCCGCCCCCGACGCGAGTCTGGTGCTGTTGAAGGCCACGATGCAGGTGGCCCACGAAGGGGGCCGACGGTTTGCGGTGGATTCTCCCGAGTATCGAGTGCTCCGGGACTGGATCGCCGCGGGCCTGCCGGCCGACGCTGCGGGGACGCGCCGACTGACGTCGCTGATTGTGGAACCCGCCGAGCTGATTCTGACCGGACCGGACTGGAAGTCGGCGGTCCAGGTGACCGCCCAGTACTCGGACGGCGCGGTCGAAGACGTGACTTCGAAAGCCGTTTATGAAGTGGCGCAGCCGGTGATTGAGGTTTCGGCGGACGGTGAAGTCCGCGGCTGGGCGCGGGGGGAAACGACGCTGCTGGTCCGGCTGCTGCAGACCCAGACTCCCGTCCGCGTATTGCTGCTGCCGGAGGGAGATGCCTCGGAATGGACAGGCCCGGAGCCTGCCAACGTAATCGACGAGCAGGTGTTCGCAAAATTGCGGCAGGTGCGAATTCAACCGTCGGAACTGAGCGACGACGCGACGTTTCTGCGGCGCGTCTCGCTGGACCTGATCGGCCTGCCTCCCTCGGCTGAAGCCGCCCGAAAGTTTGTCGCGGACACGTCGCCGGACAAACGGAGCCGCGTGATTGACGAGCTGATCGAACGTCCGGAATTTGCAGACTGGTGGGCGCTCCGCTGGGCCGACATGCTGCGGATTGAGGAGAAGACGCTCGACCGCAAAGGGGCGCAGGTTTTTCACGGCTGGCTGCGCGACGGTTTTGCGACGAACAAGCCGCTCGATGCGATGGTCCGGGAGCTGATTGCTTCCCGCGGCAGCACATACTCCGAGCCGACGGCTAATTTCTATCGGGCGATGCGTGATCCTTTCGAGCGGTCGGAGGGTGTGGCTCAATTGTTTCTGGGCATCCGCCTGCAGTGCGCGAAGTGCCACAATCATCCGTTCGACCAATGGACCCAGGACGATTACTACAGTTGGTCGAACTTGTTCGCCCGCGTGGACTACAAAGTCCTGGAGAACCGTCGACGGGATACCAATGACAAGCATGAGTTCGACGGCGAGCAGATCGTCTTTATGAAGTCCGCAGGGGAGGTCGCCGATCCTCGAACGGGCCGGCCTCGTCCGCCGCAGTTCCTGTCGAAGTCGGCAGAGCCCGTCGCGGGGGATGCCGATCGGCTGCTGGAGCTCGCCGACTGGTTGACGTCGGCGGACAATCCGCGGTTTGCGGAGATGCTGGCCAACCGGACCTGGCAGCAGATTCTGGGGCGGGGCATTGTCGATCCTGTGGATGACTTCCGGGCCACCAATCCGCCGTCGAATCCGGCTCTGCTGGCGGCCCTGGCGCAGGAGCTGCGGTCCAGCGGCTACGACTTCCGGCGCCTGGTCCGGCTCATCGCCAATTCGCAGACCTACCAGTTCTCAGCCGTCCCCAACGCCTCCAACCGGGACGACGAGCTGAATTTTTCGCGGGCGCAAGTCCGACGGTACTCGGCGGAGCAGCTTCTGGACTCGGTCTCGTCGACGCTGGACGTCCCGCTGGAATTCGCCGGCTACCCGGCAGGGATGCGTGCGCAGCAGCTCTGCGGCGTGCATGCCGTCCGATTGCGCGAGCAACGCCCCACCCGTGAAGACAGCTTTCTGACGCTGTTCGGCAAACCGCCGCGGTTGCAGTCGTGCGACTGCGAGCGGACCGACGAGACCACGCTCAATCAGACCTTTGAGCTGATCAGCGGGGAACTGCTCAACCGGTGGCTCGGCCGCGACGACAACCGTCTGGGTCGGCTGGCGAAGTCGTCCGCGTCGACCGACGAACTGATCCGCTCGCTTTACTGGACGGCGCTGACCCGCGAACCGGCTCCGGAGGAACTTGGGGCCGCGAAGGCGGCTCTGGACGGCGCGGCCAATCGACGCTCGGCCCTGGAAGACCTGACGTGGGGGCTGCTGAATTCGCACGAGTTTCTGCTGCGGCATTAG
- a CDS encoding Gfo/Idh/MocA family protein, with the protein MSGQSRRQFLENSMFAAAAAAMAAHRETPAAAQDSPKVGANDILQVCVVGVNGRGGAHISGFGDRKDCQIAAIVDCDEVVGNKKADEIEKRFGKRPTVYLDMRKAFEDKALDIVSIATPNHWHALSAIWAIQAGKDVYVEKPVSHNVTEGRRIVEAARKYKKICQTGTQSRSNPGMREIIELIHNGEVGEVKLARGLCYKPRPSIGPRGNYDVPASVNYDLWSGPAEVKPLTRPKLHYDWHWQWDYGNGDLGNQGIHQMDIARWGLGEMDLGESVFSLGGRFGYEDAGETANTQICLHQFGSGKRLIFEVRGLKTDDYKGSKVGVIFEGSNGYVVSPTYNGGVVFDKDGKKLKEIAKGGDSNHFANFVAAVRSRDYTDLNADILEGHLSSALCHVGNISYRLGSPISAAEIGQKLQGDEVALETFDRFQSHLKDNKVDPGTTKIAFGPKLTLAGQEVFSGELAAEANKYLTREYRAPFVVPETKDL; encoded by the coding sequence ATGTCCGGTCAGTCACGCCGCCAGTTTCTGGAAAACTCCATGTTTGCGGCCGCCGCCGCAGCCATGGCCGCCCACCGCGAAACCCCTGCCGCCGCACAAGATTCCCCGAAGGTCGGAGCGAACGACATTCTTCAGGTCTGCGTCGTCGGCGTGAATGGCCGCGGCGGAGCCCATATTTCCGGGTTCGGAGATCGCAAAGACTGCCAGATCGCCGCCATCGTCGACTGCGACGAAGTCGTCGGCAACAAGAAGGCGGACGAGATCGAGAAGCGGTTCGGCAAGCGCCCAACCGTCTATCTCGACATGCGGAAGGCCTTCGAAGACAAGGCGCTCGACATCGTCAGCATCGCCACGCCGAACCACTGGCACGCCCTGTCCGCCATCTGGGCGATTCAGGCCGGCAAAGACGTCTACGTCGAAAAGCCGGTCAGCCACAACGTCACGGAAGGCCGCCGCATCGTCGAAGCCGCCCGCAAGTACAAGAAAATCTGCCAGACCGGGACCCAGAGCCGCTCGAACCCCGGCATGCGGGAAATTATCGAGCTGATTCACAATGGCGAAGTCGGCGAGGTCAAGCTGGCCCGCGGCCTCTGCTACAAACCTCGCCCGTCGATCGGTCCCCGCGGCAACTACGACGTCCCCGCCAGCGTCAATTACGACCTCTGGTCCGGCCCCGCCGAAGTCAAGCCGCTCACCCGCCCCAAGCTCCACTACGACTGGCACTGGCAGTGGGACTACGGCAACGGCGATCTCGGCAACCAGGGGATTCACCAGATGGATATCGCCCGCTGGGGCCTGGGCGAAATGGATCTCGGCGAATCCGTCTTCAGTCTCGGCGGCCGATTCGGCTACGAAGACGCCGGCGAAACTGCCAATACCCAGATCTGCCTGCACCAGTTCGGTTCGGGCAAGCGGCTCATCTTTGAAGTCCGCGGCCTGAAGACCGACGACTACAAGGGGTCGAAGGTCGGAGTGATCTTCGAAGGCTCCAACGGCTACGTCGTCAGCCCCACCTACAACGGCGGCGTCGTGTTCGACAAGGACGGCAAGAAGCTCAAAGAGATCGCCAAGGGGGGAGACAGCAACCACTTTGCGAACTTCGTCGCGGCCGTCCGCAGCCGGGACTACACGGACTTGAACGCCGACATCCTCGAAGGGCACCTGTCGAGCGCCCTCTGCCACGTCGGCAACATTTCCTACCGCCTCGGCAGCCCGATCAGCGCTGCCGAAATCGGTCAGAAACTGCAGGGCGACGAAGTCGCGCTCGAAACCTTCGACCGCTTCCAGTCCCACCTGAAGGACAATAAGGTCGACCCCGGCACGACGAAAATCGCCTTCGGTCCCAAACTGACGCTCGCCGGTCAGGAAGTCTTCAGCGGCGAACTCGCCGCCGAAGCCAACAAGTACCTGACCCGCGAATACCGCGCCCCGTTCGTGGTGCCCGAGACCAAGGATCTGTAG
- a CDS encoding phosphotransferase family protein, with amino-acid sequence MWEITADTAADYLRRMQRIPAEGAVAILPLAWGVSNCVLRVEPELAPPFVLKQSRSRLRTVDPWFSRLDRIFREAEVLRWLSARLPPGVVPQPLFEDRENFVLAMEAIRPDHVVWKQLLLEGQVDLELARQLGDLLGTIHAESAAIRDELAGWRDREVFEELRIEPFYRRLITRHPEVAPALERLIAETFDCAICLVHADFSPKNILIHPDGFSLVDFETAHLGDPAFDLGFFLSHLLLKAVYHHPDSGPLLNVARAALEGWRQRVRGTELTAPELSARGAAHTAACLLARIDGASPVDYLVNDEPRKEFVRQHAISRLRVEPRESPERETEELAGALTRVEFPPRSAG; translated from the coding sequence ATGTGGGAAATCACCGCAGATACGGCGGCCGACTACCTGCGGAGAATGCAGCGAATACCGGCTGAAGGGGCTGTAGCAATTCTGCCCCTTGCGTGGGGTGTCTCGAATTGCGTGCTGCGGGTCGAACCGGAATTGGCGCCGCCGTTCGTGCTGAAGCAGAGCCGGAGCCGCTTGCGGACCGTCGATCCCTGGTTCAGCCGGCTCGACCGGATTTTCCGCGAGGCGGAAGTTCTGCGCTGGCTTTCGGCCCGCCTGCCCCCCGGCGTCGTTCCGCAGCCGCTTTTCGAGGACCGCGAGAACTTTGTGCTGGCGATGGAGGCGATCCGCCCGGATCACGTGGTCTGGAAACAGCTCCTGCTGGAAGGGCAGGTGGATCTCGAACTGGCCCGGCAACTCGGGGACCTGCTCGGGACGATTCATGCGGAATCGGCGGCGATCCGGGACGAACTGGCCGGCTGGCGGGATCGCGAGGTCTTCGAGGAGCTGAGGATCGAACCGTTCTACCGGCGGCTGATCACCCGGCATCCGGAGGTTGCGCCCGCGCTGGAGCGATTGATTGCCGAGACGTTTGACTGCGCGATCTGCCTGGTCCATGCCGACTTCAGCCCGAAGAACATTCTGATTCATCCGGACGGGTTTTCGCTGGTTGACTTCGAGACGGCACACCTCGGCGATCCGGCGTTTGACCTGGGCTTTTTTCTCAGTCACCTGTTGCTGAAAGCCGTGTATCACCATCCCGATTCCGGGCCGCTGCTGAACGTCGCCAGAGCCGCCCTCGAAGGCTGGCGGCAGCGCGTGCGCGGCACTGAGCTGACCGCACCGGAACTGTCGGCGCGGGGAGCCGCCCACACGGCGGCCTGCCTGCTGGCGCGAATCGACGGCGCCAGCCCGGTCGACTACCTGGTCAACGATGAGCCGCGGAAGGAATTCGTCCGGCAACACGCCATTTCCCGACTGCGTGTGGAACCGCGGGAGTCACCGGAGCGGGAAACTGAAGAACTGGCCGGGGCGTTGACTCGCGTTGAGTTTCCGCCGAGATCGGCCGGTTGA
- a CDS encoding EF-hand domain-containing protein, with protein MQREHWLWGAALAAAIGPAGLAAAQDALPKPADLFKQLDKNADGKLVADEIPQEHRRLFERVQRAGDKNEDGQLTVEEFEAAHQPDAPSGGSLGGPGGPGGGRPNPEEIRERLKQMDRNGDGKISRSEVPDVARERLMPLFDRLGKDELSLEDLGRFSGGQRPEPGQLFGQLDKNGDGKVSRDELPADARERMARIFDQAGKDELTREEFAAAFRGAMQGPPVEGNRPRTADGQPGGRPGMGPFRAPRFLQKLDADGDGRLSKSEFAKAPDLFADLDENGDGQLEPRELMGPPPEGMGPGTALGGRRPAAGRPEMEGRRPEGDRPGTPQAGRPDGQFFARLDKDGDGKLSKDEAPERMQKNFDQLDRNSDGFVDREELASSFRQGRPGGRPPAEGQPEKKPE; from the coding sequence ATGCAGCGTGAACACTGGCTTTGGGGGGCGGCTCTGGCCGCAGCAATCGGGCCGGCCGGTCTGGCCGCCGCACAGGACGCACTTCCCAAACCGGCCGATCTTTTCAAACAGCTCGACAAGAACGCCGACGGCAAACTTGTCGCCGACGAGATTCCCCAGGAACACCGCCGCCTGTTCGAGCGCGTTCAGCGGGCTGGCGACAAGAATGAAGACGGCCAGCTCACCGTCGAAGAATTCGAAGCGGCCCATCAGCCGGACGCTCCCTCCGGCGGAAGTCTCGGCGGTCCAGGCGGCCCCGGAGGTGGACGCCCGAATCCCGAGGAGATTCGCGAACGCCTGAAACAGATGGACCGCAATGGCGACGGCAAGATTTCCCGGAGCGAAGTCCCCGACGTCGCCAGAGAGCGTCTGATGCCGCTGTTTGACCGGCTCGGCAAAGACGAACTCTCGCTCGAAGACCTCGGCCGATTCTCCGGCGGACAACGCCCCGAACCGGGTCAGCTCTTCGGCCAGCTCGACAAGAACGGCGACGGCAAGGTCTCGCGCGACGAACTTCCCGCAGATGCCCGCGAGCGGATGGCCCGCATCTTCGATCAGGCCGGCAAGGACGAACTGACTCGCGAAGAATTCGCCGCCGCTTTCCGCGGCGCCATGCAGGGGCCTCCCGTCGAAGGGAATCGCCCCCGGACCGCCGACGGACAACCCGGCGGTCGCCCCGGCATGGGACCGTTCCGCGCCCCGCGATTCCTGCAGAAACTCGACGCCGACGGTGACGGCCGTCTCTCAAAGTCCGAATTCGCCAAAGCCCCCGACCTGTTCGCCGATCTCGACGAGAACGGCGACGGTCAGCTCGAACCGCGTGAGCTGATGGGGCCGCCGCCGGAAGGCATGGGACCCGGAACGGCGCTCGGAGGACGGCGTCCCGCCGCCGGTCGCCCGGAGATGGAAGGCCGACGTCCCGAGGGAGACCGCCCGGGAACTCCGCAGGCGGGACGTCCGGATGGTCAGTTCTTCGCCCGCCTCGACAAGGACGGCGACGGCAAGCTGTCGAAGGACGAAGCCCCGGAACGCATGCAGAAAAATTTCGACCAACTGGACCGCAACAGCGATGGGTTCGTGGATCGGGAAGAATTGGCAAGTTCATTCCGCCAGGGCCGACCCGGCGGTCGCCCCCCCGCCGAAGGACAGCCCGAGAAGAAGCCGGAATAG
- a CDS encoding YhcH/YjgK/YiaL family protein, with protein MILDDLTHADRYRMLSPGIAKAFDYLRTFRPEEVASGKYELEGDRLIANVARYQTRLPEQAIWESHRKYIDVQYIASGAERVGYVPLEHAPEITLPYSAERDVIIYAPGEDTIAFRQGQFAIFFPEDIHAPNLAVGTPAEVCKVVLKVAVEW; from the coding sequence ATGATTCTCGACGATCTGACGCACGCGGACCGCTACCGGATGCTGTCGCCCGGGATTGCGAAGGCCTTTGACTATCTGCGGACTTTTCGCCCGGAAGAGGTCGCTTCCGGCAAGTACGAGCTGGAGGGGGACCGGCTGATCGCCAACGTGGCGCGGTATCAGACGCGGCTGCCCGAGCAGGCGATCTGGGAGTCGCACCGGAAATACATCGACGTCCAATACATTGCCAGTGGCGCGGAGCGGGTCGGCTACGTGCCGCTGGAACACGCTCCCGAGATCACCCTGCCTTACAGCGCCGAACGGGACGTGATCATCTACGCGCCGGGGGAGGACACGATCGCATTCCGTCAGGGACAGTTTGCGATTTTCTTTCCGGAAGATATTCATGCCCCGAATCTGGCGGTGGGAACGCCGGCGGAGGTCTGCAAGGTGGTGCTGAAGGTGGCGGTGGAGTGGTGA
- a CDS encoding DUF3352 domain-containing protein has product MKMLKFGPAALLSLGFALCTAMQPVRGEEDPVVEQLLPPQTMLMISVPDVPELKAQGADSLLGKLLADPALQPFIEEVRGKLDEASNAVSEKLGLSLADLADLPQGEVTFAVVAPKPGKLAGVMLFDYGEHGDEIDKLLEQGHAAAVEQGCEHSTQMIGDVEVNIYKIPNNDPNNPIKHVAYFSHDSYLGVATDVAALQQVLDRMSGSKQDSLANTDVYSYISEKVEAGDADPAFVWYFDPIGLVQSAVTMIQVQNPQAAMVMGFLPILGIDKLKGMGGASYFAVDDYDGMTKSFIYAEQPTSGLMNVFQFPATAMSPPAWVPADAVMYSGFNWDAAEAYSAVETLLDSFQGPGAFERIIDGFAEDEEGPQIHIKKDIIEQLSGLIHIVGNAPASADEPSQDFIVALGLKNEDKVKKLLAKAAKTDGFDGKIREFEGATVYEMAFDAGGAEKSLVVTVTGDTLVVGTEPSSVENVIRGKSGASSLADSAGYKKLAKHIPGKVSILSYQKQDAQLQAGYEQLRAMDAESAGGLDMSKLPEFEVIQKYLRPSVSYVVPDENGALQVGFTLKD; this is encoded by the coding sequence ATGAAGATGTTGAAATTCGGCCCGGCCGCGCTGCTGAGCCTCGGATTCGCCCTGTGCACGGCGATGCAGCCCGTCCGCGGCGAAGAAGATCCGGTCGTCGAGCAGCTCCTGCCGCCGCAGACGATGCTCATGATCTCGGTTCCGGACGTGCCGGAATTGAAGGCGCAGGGGGCTGACTCGCTGCTCGGCAAACTGCTCGCCGATCCCGCCCTGCAGCCGTTCATCGAAGAAGTTCGCGGCAAGCTCGACGAGGCTTCCAACGCCGTCAGCGAAAAGCTCGGACTGTCGCTCGCCGATCTGGCGGATCTGCCTCAGGGCGAAGTGACCTTTGCCGTCGTTGCTCCCAAACCCGGCAAGCTGGCCGGCGTGATGCTGTTCGATTACGGCGAACATGGCGACGAGATCGACAAACTCCTCGAGCAGGGACATGCCGCCGCCGTAGAACAGGGCTGCGAGCACTCGACCCAGATGATTGGCGACGTCGAAGTCAACATCTACAAGATCCCGAACAACGATCCGAACAACCCGATCAAGCACGTCGCCTACTTTTCGCACGACAGCTATCTCGGCGTGGCGACGGACGTCGCCGCCCTCCAGCAGGTCCTCGACCGGATGTCCGGTTCGAAGCAAGATTCGCTGGCCAACACCGACGTCTACTCCTATATCAGCGAAAAGGTGGAAGCCGGCGACGCCGATCCCGCCTTCGTCTGGTATTTCGATCCCATCGGCCTCGTGCAGTCCGCCGTCACGATGATCCAGGTCCAGAACCCGCAGGCGGCCATGGTCATGGGCTTTCTGCCCATCCTGGGGATCGACAAGCTCAAGGGGATGGGGGGCGCCAGCTACTTCGCCGTCGATGACTACGACGGCATGACGAAATCCTTCATCTACGCCGAGCAGCCCACCAGCGGACTGATGAACGTGTTCCAGTTCCCCGCCACCGCCATGTCTCCCCCCGCCTGGGTGCCGGCCGACGCGGTGATGTACAGCGGTTTTAACTGGGATGCCGCCGAAGCCTACTCGGCCGTCGAAACCCTGCTCGACTCGTTCCAGGGCCCCGGCGCCTTCGAACGGATCATTGATGGATTTGCCGAAGACGAAGAAGGCCCGCAGATCCACATCAAGAAAGACATCATCGAACAGCTCTCCGGCCTGATTCACATCGTCGGCAACGCTCCTGCGTCCGCCGACGAGCCGAGCCAGGACTTCATTGTCGCTCTGGGCCTCAAAAACGAAGACAAGGTTAAGAAGCTCCTCGCCAAGGCCGCCAAGACTGACGGATTCGACGGCAAGATCCGCGAATTCGAGGGCGCCACGGTCTACGAAATGGCCTTCGATGCCGGCGGGGCCGAAAAGTCCCTTGTCGTCACCGTCACTGGCGACACCCTCGTCGTCGGCACCGAGCCGAGCAGCGTGGAGAATGTCATCCGGGGCAAGAGCGGCGCAAGTTCGCTGGCCGACTCGGCGGGATACAAGAAGCTGGCGAAGCACATTCCCGGCAAGGTTTCCATCCTGAGCTACCAGAAGCAGGATGCTCAGCTTCAGGCCGGGTACGAGCAGTTGAGGGCGATGGACGCGGAATCCGCCGGCGGTCTCGACATGAGCAAGCTGCCTGAGTTCGAAGTCATCCAGAAATACCTGCGCCCCTCAGTTTCGTACGTCGTTCCGGACGAGAACGGGGCCCTGCAGGTCGGCTTCACCCTGAAAGACTGA
- a CDS encoding zinc-dependent alcohol dehydrogenase family protein, producing MLAVVQESFAEPAQAVAVRDRASGELQAGQVLVEMLASPVNPSDLMTLRGSYGRRPDLPAVPGYEGVGIVRKAAAGLYGRWLVGQRVAVICPTGGAWAEQLNASSRQVIPLPRTLSVEQGAMFFVNPATAWLMTRSVLAIPRGAWLLQTAAASAVGRMIIRLGRETGFRTLNVVRREDQAEQLRRDDLPEDSRVIVFDSAIDARDTLRDEVFRHTTDGVAFAIDPVGGATASAVVPCLGRGGRLLLYGALSPEPMQISPRDLMTPGASIEGFWLSNAMARIGFPSRLRLIRTLGRLIQSGVLGAEVGDSFPLQRIHDALRAAEEPGRRGKVLLRLSGS from the coding sequence ATGCTGGCCGTCGTTCAGGAGTCGTTCGCAGAACCAGCCCAGGCCGTGGCCGTCCGTGACAGAGCCTCGGGTGAACTTCAGGCCGGGCAGGTGCTGGTCGAAATGCTCGCCAGTCCCGTCAATCCCTCGGATCTGATGACCTTGCGCGGCAGTTACGGGAGACGCCCCGATCTCCCGGCAGTCCCCGGCTACGAAGGGGTCGGCATCGTCCGCAAGGCCGCGGCGGGTCTCTACGGCCGCTGGCTCGTCGGCCAGCGCGTGGCGGTGATCTGCCCGACAGGGGGCGCCTGGGCGGAGCAGTTGAACGCCTCCTCCCGCCAGGTCATTCCCCTCCCTCGCACCCTGTCGGTCGAGCAGGGAGCCATGTTCTTCGTCAATCCCGCCACGGCCTGGCTGATGACGCGCTCCGTGCTCGCCATCCCGCGCGGAGCCTGGCTCCTCCAGACGGCCGCAGCCTCCGCCGTTGGCCGAATGATCATCCGCCTGGGACGCGAGACCGGTTTTCGGACGCTCAACGTCGTTCGACGCGAAGATCAGGCCGAGCAATTGCGACGCGACGACCTCCCGGAAGACTCCCGCGTGATCGTCTTCGACAGCGCCATCGACGCCCGCGATACGCTTCGTGACGAAGTGTTCCGCCATACCACGGACGGAGTTGCCTTTGCCATTGATCCGGTCGGCGGCGCGACCGCCTCAGCCGTCGTCCCCTGCCTGGGGCGTGGCGGCCGACTGCTGCTCTATGGCGCGCTGTCGCCGGAACCGATGCAGATTTCGCCGCGGGACTTGATGACCCCGGGGGCGTCCATCGAAGGCTTCTGGCTCTCCAATGCGATGGCTCGCATCGGTTTTCCCTCCCGACTGCGACTGATTCGAACGCTCGGCCGCCTGATTCAATCGGGTGTTCTTGGCGCTGAAGTTGGCGACTCGTTCCCGCTGCAGCGGATTCACGACGCCTTGCGCGCCGCCGAAGAACCTGGACGGCGCGGCAAAGTCCTGCTGCGACTTTCCGGTTCGTAG